Part of the Candidatus Krumholzibacteriia bacterium genome, GCGCGGCCTCTTCGGTCGGGAGATCCCCGGCTGGCGACTCCGGAGATCCCGTTCCGGAGACGGCCCCACGACGCCGTGGGGACCCCGTCCCTGGTCGCCGGAGGACGGGGTCGTGTTCCCTGCCACCATGAATGCGAAGATCCGAGGAAGGAGTCGCATCATGACCACGGCACACGGACCCGATCCTCTGCCCGAGTCCGACTTCTGGTTCTATGGGGCCGTCGCGAAGAACTGGAGGTGGATGACCTCCCTGGGAGGGCTGGCCCTGCTGCTCGGTGTGATCGGGCTGCTGGCGGCCCTGACGTTGTCCCTGGCGACCGGCGTCCTCTTCGCCCTGTTGCTGCGGCATGCTGGCGATGCTGCTCGTCTCGATGGCTGCCCGCGACGCTCGGCGTCACTCGGACTACGCGCAGTCCCAGTGACACTTCCGGCCGCGCCTCAGGCCTCCTCGCCCACCACCAGGCGCATCTCCTCGTGCCGTCCGTGATCGAGCGAATGCATCAGGGTGAGGTACTCGCGGAGGTGCCGCGTGATCAGGAAGTTCTCACGTACGAACTCCTTCGCCTTGGCCCCCATCTCCTCGATCCGATCCGGCTGGTGCAGCAGGTAGCGGATCCGCAGGGCCGCCCCTTCCGGCGTGTTGACGAGGAAGCCGGTGTGGTGGTTCTTGACCTGCAGACGAATTCCTCCCACGTCGCCTCCGATCACGGGCCGGCTCTTCCACATGGCCTCGGTCACGGTGAGCCCGAAACCCTCGCGAACCGACTTCTGCAGGACGATGTCCGAGGCCCGTTGCAGCGCATTGACCTCGCGGTTGGCGTCGGCCGGGAGCAGGAGGACGTGGATCGACGGGTCCTGCTCGGCGGCCGCAGTCACCTCGGACAGGACGATCTCGCCCTCGGGGTCGTCGCTCGCTCCGCCGCCGGCGAGCACCAGTTGGAGCGACGGAACGAAGCGCCGCGCGAGGCGGAACGCGCGGATCACCCCGACCGGATCCTTGAAGCGGTCGAAGCGTGAGATCTGCACGATCAGTGGTCGCTCGGGATCGATCCCGTACTCGCCGACCACCTCGTCCACGATCGCCCGGTCGAGATCGACGTTCTTGTCGGCGAGGGGGTCGATGCTGGGCGGGATCAGGTACTGACGGTGCGGAAGCTCCTGGGCGAAAGCGGCGAGCGAGAACACGCTGGCGTCGTAGGGCGTGACGAAGCGGCGCAGGTACTTCCACACGGGCCGGTACGGGTGGCTGGCATCGATGTGGCAGCGCCACACCCACTTGCCCTTGTGGTCGGGGAAGTGTTCCAGCAGTGCCGCCGGTTGGGGATCGTGGACGAACACGAAGTCCGCGTCCTCGAGCACGGGCCGTAGCTGCTCGGCGGTGCGTGCGTTGGTCTCCTCGTAGACACGGAGCAGGTTCTCCGCGATCGGCATCCGATTGCCCTGCAGCGTG contains:
- a CDS encoding glycosyltransferase; the protein is MITVLQDYERVAGPDVIEQVRQLTRPLEGAKVVHVNSTRSGGGVAEILRKLVPFMQELGIDTHWEVITGDSDFFECTKGMHNTLQGNRMPIAENLLRVYEETNARTAEQLRPVLEDADFVFVHDPQPAALLEHFPDHKGKWVWRCHIDASHPYRPVWKYLRRFVTPYDASVFSLAAFAQELPHRQYLIPPSIDPLADKNVDLDRAIVDEVVGEYGIDPERPLIVQISRFDRFKDPVGVIRAFRLARRFVPSLQLVLAGGGASDDPEGEIVLSEVTAAAEQDPSIHVLLLPADANREVNALQRASDIVLQKSVREGFGLTVTEAMWKSRPVIGGDVGGIRLQVKNHHTGFLVNTPEGAALRIRYLLHQPDRIEEMGAKAKEFVRENFLITRHLREYLTLMHSLDHGRHEEMRLVVGEEA